The sequence below is a genomic window from Chrysiogenia bacterium.
TCGAGTGTGTAGGAGATGGCCCCGCAGGCAACGTCATCGCTGCAGACGAGCAGCACGTTCACTGGCGCATCGAACATGCCACCCGAGGGGCTGGCAATCACCATGGGGGAGATCACGTCTGTATTGATCTGCGTAAGCGTATCGTCGTCCGAGACCGCGTCGCCGTCGAGATCCACACCGATGGGAGTGTCCATCGCATTGACGACCACGGCGACGTTCTCTCCGCTTTCATCGGCCACTGTGTTGAGGCGCACCATCGGCGGGCTTCCGGCGATGAGGAAGAACTCCGCAATGCCGTTCCCGTCCTGATCGATCCCCACACTGCCGGAAGTGTCCGAGGGTATGTAGATCCACTCGGGGACCGCATCCCCGCTCAGATCCACGCCGTCGGCCACGCTGTCGTTGTCCACGTCAACCGTGGTCCCTTCAACGGTGGTGCCGCCGGTAGTAGGAATCCTGATCGTCGTCACCGGCGAAAGAAGCTCCGTCTGCGCGATCGCATTGCCCGTTTCGGTCCCCTCGCATCCTGCAAGCACCTGAACCAGCAGGGCTAGCCCAATCCATCCCCAAGCGATCCTCATGACTTCTTATCCTCCGTTAACGGAACCACATGGAAGCCCAGGGTGTAGACTTCCTTGGGTTCGCCCGAATCGTTGTTGTCTTTGTCTGCTTTGGTTTCGTGCCAGGCCGTGATCTGCTGAAGGAGCTCGCGCCGAAAGTCGTCGATTTCGGCGCACACCTGCTCGTATTCCCTGGCCGTGAGATTCACGGTGACCGAGGTGATGTTGCGCTCGCTTTGCGGAACGCCGTCCAAACTCTTGATCGCCTTTTCCCACATGGTGCGGTGGAAGTTGCGGGCCGCCAGCGATTGCAGGGTGGGCTGGGAGAGCAGCGTCGGGCTCGCCGGTTGCAGGCGGCCCTCGTCGTCGCGAATGGCCAGTCCGGTTTTCTCCAGAAGGGTGATCGCCCGGCGGACTTCGCTGGGTTTGACCTGGGCACGAAATCGCTTGGCGATCCACGCCGGGTCTTCACGGAAATCCTCGTGGTGCATCAGTTCGCGAATGGGAATCGCGATCCAGTGGGTGTAGACGTCGAACTGCGCCTTCTTGAGTTCCACGCCCTTGCTACGCGCCCTGCGGATGCGGCGAAGCAGTCCGTAATACTCGTTGCGCTCGGCGTCGCTGCTTGCCTGTCCCAG
It includes:
- a CDS encoding TIGR02147 family protein, which encodes LKETQRGFSYRQFSRRAGFSTSNFLMLVADGKRNLSEASIPKFARGLGLSESEEKLFEALVLLGQASSDAERNEYYGLLRRIRRARSKGVELKKAQFDVYTHWIAIPIRELMHHEDFREDPAWIAKRFRAQVKPSEVRRAITLLEKTGLAIRDDEGRLQPASPTLLSQPTLQSLAARNFHRTMWEKAIKSLDGVPQSERNITSVTVNLTAREYEQVCAEIDDFRRELLQQITAWHETKADKDNNDSGEPKEVYTLGFHVVPLTEDKKS